The Pseudomonas moraviensis genome contains the following window.
CAGGAAATGCAGAAGCGCAACGCTGCCTCGCAAGCGCTGGAAGACACCAAGTCGGACATCGGCTGGGGTCACCAGATCCGCTCTTACGTGCTCGATGCCTCGCGGATCAAGGATCTGCGTACCAACATCGAACGCAGCGATTGCGACAAGGTGCTCGACGGCGATATCGACGAGTATCTGGAAGCCAGCCTGAAATCGGGCCTGTAACAGACGCCAAAACAGGATCGAGCGACTCGACTCGATCCCTGTAGGAGCCAGCCTGCTGGCGATCCCCGGGCCGCAGGGCCCGGGGGCAACGAACCTGATGGAATACTTAAAGACATGAGCGACCTACAACTCGACCCGCAAGCCCTGCAACAGGAAGAAAACTCCCTGATCGCCCTGCGCAAGGAAAAGCTTGCTGCCGAGCGCGCCAAGGGCAATGCCTTCCCGAACGACTTCCGCCGCGAAAACTACTGCGATGCCTTGCAGAAACAGTACGCGGACAAGACCAAGGAAGAGCTGGCAGAGGCTGCAATCCCGGTCAAGGTAGCCGGTCGCATCATGCTCAACCGTGGCTCGTTCATGGTGATCCAGGACATGACCGGGCGCATCCAGGTCTACGTCAACCGCAAGACTTTGCCTGAAGAAACCCTGGCCGCGGTGAAAACCTGGGACATGGGCGACATCATTGCTGCCGAAGGCACTCTGGCGCGTTCCGGCAAGGGTGACCTGTACGTTGAAATGACCAGCGTGCGACTGCTGACCAAGTCGCTGCGCCCGCTGCCGGACAAGCACCACGGCCTGACCGACACCGAACAACGCTACCGTCAGCGCTATGTCGACCTGATCGTCAACGAAGACGTGCGCCAGACCTTCCGCGTCCGTTCGCAAGTGATCGCACACATCCGCAGCTTCCTGATGAAGCGCGACTTCCTCGAAGTCGAAACGCCGATGCTGCAGACCATTCCCGGCGGCGCCGCGGCCAAGCCGTTCGAAACCCACCACAATGCGCTCGACCTGCCAATGTTCCTGCGTATCGCCCCAGAGCTGTATCTGAAGCGTCTGGTGGTTGGCGGTTTCGAGAAAGTGTTCGAGATCAACCGCAACTTCCGTAACGAAGGTGTTTCGACTCGTCACAACCCTGAATTCACCATGTTGGAGTTCTATCAGGCGTACGCCGATTACGAAGACAACATGGATCTCACTGAAGAACTGTTCCGCGAGCTGGCGCAGCTGGTTCTGGGCAGCACCGACGTGCCGTACGGCGACAAGGTGTTCCACTTCGGCGAACCGTTCGTGCGTCTGTCGGTGTTCGACTCGATCCTCAAGTACAACCCTGAGCTGACCGCCGATGATCTGAACGACATCGACAAGGCTCGCGCCATCGCCAAGAAGGCTGGCGCCAAGGTGCTGGGCTTCGAAGGTCTGGGCAAACTTCAGGTGATGATTTTCGAAGAACTGGTCGAGCACAAGCTGGAGCAGCCGCACTTCATCACTCAGTACCCGTTCGAAGTGTCGCCGCTGGCCCGTCGCAACGACGAC
Protein-coding sequences here:
- the lysS gene encoding lysine--tRNA ligase, which produces MSDLQLDPQALQQEENSLIALRKEKLAAERAKGNAFPNDFRRENYCDALQKQYADKTKEELAEAAIPVKVAGRIMLNRGSFMVIQDMTGRIQVYVNRKTLPEETLAAVKTWDMGDIIAAEGTLARSGKGDLYVEMTSVRLLTKSLRPLPDKHHGLTDTEQRYRQRYVDLIVNEDVRQTFRVRSQVIAHIRSFLMKRDFLEVETPMLQTIPGGAAAKPFETHHNALDLPMFLRIAPELYLKRLVVGGFEKVFEINRNFRNEGVSTRHNPEFTMLEFYQAYADYEDNMDLTEELFRELAQLVLGSTDVPYGDKVFHFGEPFVRLSVFDSILKYNPELTADDLNDIDKARAIAKKAGAKVLGFEGLGKLQVMIFEELVEHKLEQPHFITQYPFEVSPLARRNDDNPNVTDRFELFIGGREIANAYSELNDAEDQAERFMAQVADKDAGDDEAMHYDADFVRALEYGMPPTAGEGIGIDRLVMLLTNSPSIRDVILFPHMRPQA